The Thalassotalea agarivorans region GAAACGCACGAAAAAATAATCATTGCAGCTGCTTTTCACGACATAGGTATTTGGATTGAAGACACCGTCGACTATATTCCGCCATCATTGCCGCCGGCTAAGGCCTATCTTGAAGAGCGCGGACTTATGGATTGGTGGCCAGAAATAGAGTTGATGATTACAGAGCACCATAAAATTCGTCAGTACAAAGGTGAATTCCCGTTGGTTGAAGTATTTCGAAAAGGCGACCTCGTCGATTTTTCTTTAGGTGCGGTCAAATTTGGCATTCCTAAAACCTACATTCAAGAAGTAAAAACCGTTTTCGACAATGAAGACTTCCATAAAAATTTAATGAAACGCGCCGGCCGCTGGTTCTTAAAACATCCATTAAATCCTGCTCCTATGATGAAATGGTAATTTTTTTATAACATTTGGGGTCAGAACATGTTCTGACCCCAAAGTGAAAAGTCATATTTATTAGCTAGTTACCATTTCCAGTTTTAACCAATTTTCATGATTTCAGCGTTTTACGTTGGTCTATGAATATGCCCGTTTGTATATAGTTCTTGTAACATTTGCGTGCATTTTTCTCGTAAAGTATCTCTCAGTAGACGCACTGCTGGTGTGATTAACTGTTTAGAAGGGCAGATAAGCCAGAGCTCGGTGCTTGGCGGAGAATATGCTGGCATGATGTTAATTACACGATTCGCGATCAAATCAGGATACATATCTAATGCAGATTTTGTTGCGACGCCTTTGCCAGAGACACACCATTTACGAACTAAGTCGCCATCATTACCGGCTCGATTGCCCTGCATTTTCACAATGTATTTGTCACCATCAACTATAAACTCCCAGGCGTTGTAGATTTTATCCCGCAGTTGATAAAACAACCCATTGTGATGCGCCAAATCATCGGGATGCTTGGGGGCTTCGTGGTGCTGCAAATACTCTGGTGATGCGCATAAAATTCTAGGTACATCACATATTTTGAATCCATACATTGACGCGTCGGAGGGCGAGCCATAGCGCAGTGCAATATCAACAGGATCTCTATAAAAGTCGATATTGCTGTCACTTAAATGCACTTTCATTGCAACATTGTTGTGTTGGTCTATAAATTCGTCTAACCAAGGTAAGACAATGTTCCGTCCTAAGTCGGAAGAAATTCCTAGTCTTATTTCACCTTCGACAATACCTTGTTCATTTTTAAGGTTTTGTGCCGCTTGCGCTAGTGTTGCAAGAGCGCGCTCACATTCAGGTAAATAATGCTCTCCTTCAACAGATATTTTTAGCTGTCGTGTGGTACGTATGAACAATTCTGCGCCTAAGCTTTGTTCCACTCGCTTAACTGCCGCACTTGCCGTGGCTGTGCGTAAATCTAATGCAGTAGCGGCTTTGGTAATGCTCTTAAATTCAGCTACTTTTAACACTATCTTTAGATCTTCAGTATTCATATATTCAAAAATTATTTGATAATCATTCAATTATTATGCTGTTTAATGCTTGGTAATCAAGTTTTACACTCTTGCTGTCTCTCGATATAGGAATTAAACAAATGAAAGCAATCGGATACAAAAAGTCATTACCCATCACAGACGATCAATCTTTAGTTGATATTGAATTAGCGAAGCCAACGGCCGAAGGGCATGACCTGCTGGTTAAGATTAATGCCATTGCCGTAAATCCAGTTGATTGGAAAGTTCGACAATGGATGGCTCCAGAGAATGACGAATATAAAGTGCTTGGCTGGGATGCGGTAGGAGAGGTGGTTGCGGTTGGCGACAAGGTAAGTCACTTCAACATTGGCGACGAAGTGTATTATGCCGGCGACCTAACTCGGCAAGGAGCAAATGCTGAGTTTCAGCTTGTGGATGAACGTATTGTGGGTAAAAAACCAAGTAGCTTGTCTTCAGCAGAGGCCGCTGCCTTACCGTTAACGGCAATCACTGCATGGGAATTATTGTTCGAGCATTTACAGATAAAGCAGCAAAGTTCGGAAGATAAATCTAGTGACGAAGTTTTACTTGTTGTTGGTGCTGCTGGGGGCGTAGGTTCAATCCTAGTTCAACTTGCTAGTCAGCTAACAAACGCCACTATTATTGGTACGGCAAGTAGACAAAGCTCTAGTGATTGGGTGACAGCATTAGGTGCTGACTATGTCGTAGACCATAGTAAACCCTTGTCTCCTCAAATAGAGGCGCTGAATATTGGTCAGGTAACTCATGTAGCAAGCTTGAATGCGACAGATGCTTACTTTGATGCTTATATAGACTTACTGAAACCTTTTGGAAAAATAGCGTTGATAGATGATCCGAAAGTTATCGATATTTCGAAGATAAAGATGAAAGCATTGTCTTTTCATTGGGAGTTCATGTTTGCTCGTTCTATGTTCAGCAGCGACATGCAAGCGCAGGGTGATTTACTAAATGCATTATCTGACCTTATTGACGAAGGAAAAATTAAAACGACATTAAGTAAAAACTTGGGACGCATTAATGCGGAAAATTTAAAAGCGGCTCACGCTGAACTTGAAGCAGGCAAAGCAATAGGAAAAATTGTATTAGAAGGCTTCTAATCATTTTTTAATATTTGGGGTCAGAACATGTTCTGACCCCAAATATAATAAATAATAATTTCAATAGGTTATGATTTTTAGTTTGCGTTGTTTATTCGCGTTTTCGCCGCTTTATACAGTTTTTAGATGTAATTAATTGATGAGAAGTTGTCGTTTTTTGCATATTTTTTAATTTGATTAAAATTTCTACGTGATCTTTTGCTTAACTTCCTTTATAATCCTGCGCTCCCAACGTTACACATGCCTATTTTTAGGCGCTAGACTCGATACTCGAAGGGGTAACAGCGTAGTCTATTAAACCGGTAGCCTTGGCTACTATGTTTTGTAACTTTTAAATATCGGGTTTTTATTAATGAAAACTTTTACAGCAAAACCAGAAAGCGTAGAACGCGATTGGTTTGTCGTTGATGCTGATGGTAAAACATTAGGTCGTATTGCGACAGAAATTGCACGCCGTTTACGCGGTAAGCACAAGCCAGAATACACACCTCACGTTGACACAGGCGATTACATCGTTGTTATCAATGCAGAGAAAGTACGTGTTACTGGTAACAAAGCGAAGGGTAAAATCTATTACTCGCATACTGAGTTCCCAGGTGGTTTGAAGCAAATTAGCTTTGAAAAGCTAATTGAAAAAGCGCCAGAACGTGCAATTGAATTCGCAGTTAAAGGTATGTTACCAAAAGGTCCTCTAGGCCGTGCAATGTACCGTAAACTTAAAGTGTATGCTGGCCCTGAGCACAAGCATGCAGCACAACAACCACAACTTTTGGAGCTTTAACCAATGGCTGATAATCAATATTACGGTACTGGTCGTCGCAAGAGCTCTGTGGCTCGTGTGTTCATGAAGGCAGGTAAAGGTACCATCACTATCAACAAACGTGACATTTCTGAGTACTTCTCACGTGAAACGGCTCGTATGGTTGTTCGTCAACCACTTGAGTTAGTTGAGCTATTAGAAAAGTTTGACTTCAACATCACTGTAGTTGGTGGTGGTATGTCAGGTCAAGCTGGTGCTATCCGTCACGGTATCACTCGTGCATTAATGCAATATGACGAAGCATTACGTGGTGACCTACGTAAAGCTGGTTACGTTACTCGTGACGCTCGTCGTGTTGAACGTAAGAAAGTTGGTTTACACAAAGCGCGTAAACGTCCACAATTCTCGAAACGTTAATCATTGCACTGCAGCGATTACAGAAAAACCGGCATTTATTGCCGGTTTTTTTTTGCCCTAAAGCTTCGTTGTTAAAACATTTGCCATTCTTGCCTTTTTTTTCGTCATAAAGCCTTACAAATTTGTGTTAATCCTTGTAAAAAATGGGGTATTTCTTTATGATCGTAACAATTTTTTATAGTCGCCCGTTTTAGGTAAAAAATTTGTTGGAATTGGTTGGAATTTCATCAAAACCTAATCAAGAGGCTAATTTTTTGGAGAGTCTGAATGAGCAATGCGCCCGTTGATAACGGCCGTCGACGCTTCCTTACTGTTGCTACTTCTGTAGTAGGCGGTGTAGGTGTTGCCGGTGTTGCTGTACCTTTCATCGGTTCGTGGAATCCATCTGCTCGTGCTAAAGCTGCTGGTGCTCCAGCAGAAGTAGCCGTTGGCAAGATCGAACCTGGTCAATTAGTTCGCGCCGAATGGCGTGGTAAGCCTGTGTATGTAGTACGTCGTACTGAAAAAACGATTGCAGATCTTGGAAATCACAATGATCAATTACGTGATCCAAATTCTGAAGAAGCACAGCAGCCAGAATATGCGGCAAATGAATACCGCTCCATCAAGCCTGAATTTATGGTGGCACTAGGTGTATGTACTCACTTAGGTTGTGCGCCAACTTACCATAAAGGTGATTTTGAACAGCACGTAACAGGTGTTACCGACGGTTTCTTCTGTCCTTGTCATGGTTCAAAATTCGATATGGCAGGTCGAGTATTCTCAGGTGTTCCTGCGCCACTTAACTTAGTGGTTCCAGAACATTCTTTCCCTAATGACGACACCTTGTTAGTAGGTGTAGCACCAGGAGAAGCGTAATGTTTGCAAGTTTCATGGCTTGGATCGACAAGCGTTTACCTGTGACGGATGCAATGAACAAGCATGTTCTTCAGTATCCGGCGCCAAAAAACTTTAACTTTTGGTACTTCTTTGGCTCGTTAGCCATGTTAGTACTAGTGAACCAAATCGTAACGGGTATTTGGTTAACAATGAATTATGAACCATCGGGCGACGGTGCATTCGCATCGGTTGAATACATCATGCGTGATGTAGACTACGGTTGGTTACTTCGTTATATGCACTCGACAGGCGCGTCTGCGTTCTTCGTTGTTGTATACCTTCACATGTTCCGTGGCCTAATGTACGGTTCATACCAGAAACCACGCGAGCTGTTGTGGATCTTCGGTATGTTGATCTTCTTAGTGCTTATGGCAGAAGCGTTCATGGGTTATCTATTACCATGGGGTAACATGTCATACTGGGGGGCTCAGGTAATTATCTCCCTCTTTGGTGCTATTCCAATTGTTGGTGAAGACTTAGCTACTTGGATCAAAGGTGACTACGTAATTTCAGGTGCAACGCTTAACCGTTTCTTTGCACTTCACGTTATTGCACTTCCGTTAGTACTAGTTGTACTTGTTTTCCTTCATATTCTTGCACTTCATGAAGTTGGTTCAAACAACCCAGAAGGTATTGATATCAAGAAGAAGAAAGGTTCGGTGCCTGAAGAAGAGCACAGCAAGTTTGAATTCCACGAGAATTACAAGAATAAGTATGACATCGTTGATGCAATCCCGTTCCACCCTTACTACACGGT contains the following coding sequences:
- a CDS encoding LysR family transcriptional regulator; translated protein: MNTEDLKIVLKVAEFKSITKAATALDLRTATASAAVKRVEQSLGAELFIRTTRQLKISVEGEHYLPECERALATLAQAAQNLKNEQGIVEGEIRLGISSDLGRNIVLPWLDEFIDQHNNVAMKVHLSDSNIDFYRDPVDIALRYGSPSDASMYGFKICDVPRILCASPEYLQHHEAPKHPDDLAHHNGLFYQLRDKIYNAWEFIVDGDKYIVKMQGNRAGNDGDLVRKWCVSGKGVATKSALDMYPDLIANRVINIMPAYSPPSTELWLICPSKQLITPAVRLLRDTLREKCTQMLQELYTNGHIHRPT
- a CDS encoding zinc-binding alcohol dehydrogenase family protein → MKAIGYKKSLPITDDQSLVDIELAKPTAEGHDLLVKINAIAVNPVDWKVRQWMAPENDEYKVLGWDAVGEVVAVGDKVSHFNIGDEVYYAGDLTRQGANAEFQLVDERIVGKKPSSLSSAEAAALPLTAITAWELLFEHLQIKQQSSEDKSSDEVLLVVGAAGGVGSILVQLASQLTNATIIGTASRQSSSDWVTALGADYVVDHSKPLSPQIEALNIGQVTHVASLNATDAYFDAYIDLLKPFGKIALIDDPKVIDISKIKMKALSFHWEFMFARSMFSSDMQAQGDLLNALSDLIDEGKIKTTLSKNLGRINAENLKAAHAELEAGKAIGKIVLEGF
- the rplM gene encoding 50S ribosomal protein L13; this encodes MKTFTAKPESVERDWFVVDADGKTLGRIATEIARRLRGKHKPEYTPHVDTGDYIVVINAEKVRVTGNKAKGKIYYSHTEFPGGLKQISFEKLIEKAPERAIEFAVKGMLPKGPLGRAMYRKLKVYAGPEHKHAAQQPQLLEL
- the rpsI gene encoding 30S ribosomal protein S9, with product MADNQYYGTGRRKSSVARVFMKAGKGTITINKRDISEYFSRETARMVVRQPLELVELLEKFDFNITVVGGGMSGQAGAIRHGITRALMQYDEALRGDLRKAGYVTRDARRVERKKVGLHKARKRPQFSKR
- the petA gene encoding ubiquinol-cytochrome c reductase iron-sulfur subunit, encoding MSNAPVDNGRRRFLTVATSVVGGVGVAGVAVPFIGSWNPSARAKAAGAPAEVAVGKIEPGQLVRAEWRGKPVYVVRRTEKTIADLGNHNDQLRDPNSEEAQQPEYAANEYRSIKPEFMVALGVCTHLGCAPTYHKGDFEQHVTGVTDGFFCPCHGSKFDMAGRVFSGVPAPLNLVVPEHSFPNDDTLLVGVAPGEA
- a CDS encoding cytochrome b, whose protein sequence is MFASFMAWIDKRLPVTDAMNKHVLQYPAPKNFNFWYFFGSLAMLVLVNQIVTGIWLTMNYEPSGDGAFASVEYIMRDVDYGWLLRYMHSTGASAFFVVVYLHMFRGLMYGSYQKPRELLWIFGMLIFLVLMAEAFMGYLLPWGNMSYWGAQVIISLFGAIPIVGEDLATWIKGDYVISGATLNRFFALHVIALPLVLVVLVFLHILALHEVGSNNPEGIDIKKKKGSVPEEEHSKFEFHENYKNKYDIVDAIPFHPYYTVKDIMGVAGFLILFCWVMFFYPEGGGYFLEKPNFTPANGLKTPEHIAPVWYFGPFYTILRVIPDKLLGMIAMFAAIGMLFALPWFDRGTVKSIRYRSKWHLINLIQFAICFIILGILGTLPATDLANLIGTIATLGYFGFFVALWFYSKNEDTKPVPERITK